Proteins encoded in a region of the Populus alba chromosome 13, ASM523922v2, whole genome shotgun sequence genome:
- the LOC118039483 gene encoding calcium-binding protein PBP1 — protein MPGVEKIRADFEDLLPAMANKLGGEGLINELCNGFQLLMDKDRGVITMESLRRNSSFLGLQDLSDDELASMVKEGDLDGDGALNQMEFCVLMFRLSPELMQESRFWLEEAFEEELKSDGL, from the coding sequence ATGCCAGGAGTTGAGAAAATTAGAGCAGATTTCGAAGACTTGTTGCCTGCAATGGCGAACAAGCTAGGTGGCGAAGGTTTGATAAACGAGCTGTGTAATGGGTTTCAGCTGTTGATGGACAAGGATAGAGGGGTCATTACTATGGAGAGTTTGAGAAGAAACTCGTCTTTCTTGGGCTTGCAAGATTTGAGTGATGATGAGCTTGCTAGTATGGTGAAAGAAGGTGATCTTGATGGTGACGGGGCCTTAAATCAAATGgagttttgtgttttgatgtttaGATTGAGTCCTGAGTTgatgcaagaatcaagattctggCTTGAAGAAGCATTCGAGGAGGAGCTCAAGAGCGATGGGCTTTGA
- the LOC118039509 gene encoding indole-3-acetic acid-amido synthetase GH3.5, with amino-acid sequence MPVVSYEDLKPDIDRIANGDTSQIICSQPISEFLTSSGTSAGERKLMPTIEEELGRRSLLYSLLMPVMNQFVPGLDRGKGMYFLFIKSEAKTPGGLLARPVLTSYYKSSYFRDRPYDPCTNYTSPNETILCQDSYQSMYSQLLCGLYQNYDVLRVGAVFASGFIRAIKFLEKHWILLCNDIRNGTIDPKISDPSVREAVLKILKPSQKLADFIEAECTRESWKGIITRLWPNTKYIDVIVTGTMSQYIPTLDYYCDGLPLVCTMYASSECYFGLNLNPLSKPSEVSYTLIPTMAYFEFLPANRKNGLINSITAPTSLDQKKDQELVDLVDVKLGEEYELVVTTYAGLYRYRVGDILRVAGFKNKAPQFNFVCRKNVVLSIDSDKTDEVELQNAVQNAANHLLPFGASLTEYTSYADTSKIPGHYVVFWEICLSGTTPIPPSVFEDCCLAIEESLNSVYRQGRVSDKSIGPLEIRITEKGTFDKLMDFALSQGASINQYKAPRCVKYAPIIELLNSRVVSSYISPKCPKWAPGHKQWCTPN; translated from the exons ATGCCTGTTGTCAGTTATGAGGATCTGAAGCCAGATATTGATCGTATTGCTAATGGAGATACTTCTCAAATCATATGTTCCCAGCCCATTTCAGAGTTCTTGACAAG TTCTGGTACATCTGCTGGAGAAAGGAAACTGATGCCAACAATTGAGGAAGAGCTGGGAAGAAGATCATTGCTATATAGCCTATTGATGCCAGTGATGAATCAATTTGTTCCAGGTCTGGATAGAGGAAAAGGGATGTACTTTTTGTTCATAAAATCAGAAGCTAAGACTCCAGGAGGACTATTGGCACGTCCAGTTTTAACTAGCTATTACAAAAGTTCATACTTCAGAGATAGGCCATATGATCCATGCACCAACTATACTAGCCCAAATGAAACCATTCTCTGCCAGGATTCTTACCAGAGTATGTACTCTCAATTGCTTTGTGGCCTTTATCAAAACTATGATGTTCTTCGAGTCGGTGCAGTCTTTGCTTCTGGGTTCATTAGGGCAATTAAGTTCCTTGAAAAACATTGGATTTTGCTTTGCAATGATATCCGGAATGGaacaattgaccccaaaataaGTGACCCTTCAGTAAGAGAGGCTGTTTTGAAAATTCTCAAACCCAGCCAGAAACTAGCTGATTTTATTGAGGCTGAATGCACCAGAGAGTCATGGAAAGGGATCATAACTAGGTTGTGGCCTAACACCAAGTATATTGATGTTATTGTCACAGGGACAATGTCACAGTATATTCCTACACTTGACTATTACTGTGATGGCCTCCCCCTAGTTTgcaccatgtatgcttcttctgaATGTTACTTTGGCCTTAACCTGAATCCTTTGTCTAAGCCAAGTGAAGTTTCTTACACCCTCATCCCAACCATGGCCTACTTTGAGTTCTTGCCCGCGAACCGAAAGAATGGACTTATAAATTCAATCACTGCACCGACATCCCTTGATCAGAAGAAAGACCAGGAATTGGTTGATCTTGTTGATGTCAAACTAGGTGAAGAATATGAGCTTGTTGTCACCACCTATGCAG GTCTTTATCGGTATCGAGTGGGGGACATACTTCGCGTGGCTGGATTCAAGAACAAGGCTCCTCAATTCAACTTTGTATGTAGAAAGAATGTTGTTCTCAGCATTGATTCTGACAAGACTGATGAAGTTGAGCTGCAAAATGCAGTGCAGAATGCAGCTAACCATCTCTTACCATTCGGTGCATCTCTCACAGAATATACAAGCTATGCTGATACATCAAAGATACCTGGCCACTATGTAGTATTCTGGGAGATCTGCCTTAGTGGAACAACTCCTATTCCTCCTTCAGTTTTTGAAGACTGTTGCCTTGCTATTGAAGAATCACTCAACAGTGTTTATCGCCAAGGCCGAGTCTCAGATAAGTCCATTGGCCCTCTAGAGATAAGGATAACTGAGAAGGGGACATTTGACAAGCTCATGGACTTCGCTTTAAGCCAAGGTGCATCAATAAATCAGTACAAGGCTCCAAGGTGTGTTAAATACGCACCGATTATCGAGCTTCTCAACTCAAGGGTTGTGTCGAGTTACATCAGTCCAAAATGCCCGAAATGGGCTCCTGGTCATAAGCAATGGTGCACTCCAAACTGA
- the LOC118039489 gene encoding G-type lectin S-receptor-like serine/threonine-protein kinase B120, with translation MMWLCVLLLFLSISSSLLPFCASQGIIAPGKYISAHQPIISASGTFALGFFSMRNSTPRYYLGIWYNKIQKKTIVWVANRESPTDSLGTFALGVDGNLVVLDSTKKTVWSSNVKVADSAIANTTGMLMDNGNLVLKSDEAVLWQSFDHPSDTFLPGMKLGYNRKTNQRRQLTSWTGAEDPQPGMFSFGIGTTGGPQFLIWKDNDPYSRSDVYINSVSFAKLSKLRPFAYYLTLNLKGDDIYVTYSASENSAILRVTLVPDGRIELLLWQEINNDWLSMWQWPSTYCEFYAQCSPFSSCDPKGSQDHCKCLPGFQPKVQQEWDTRNWTGGTCVRQKALRCDKDDGFLELANMKLPDHSYILGNMSTNDCESRCLRNCSCTAYAYLNASDGASGKCLNWYGDLMDLVQDFVGSDLYIRLHDGDPVGNVKSSVKFTRKNKRSIIIAVAAVSIGLVCVLSGYFIWRKSIGKQERIEETCTGMNTSIELGKSETELNIFSFNQVVAVTNDFCEENKLGKGGFGPVYKGNLLNQEVAIKRLSKKSEQGIEEFMNELKLIAKLQHTNLVRLLGCCVEGEEKMLVYEYLPNRSLDKFLFDPYEKANLDWSKRFRIIEGIAQGLLYIHKYSRLKVIHRDLKASNILLDEAMNPKISDFGMARMFSSDQTEADTKRVVGTYGYISPEYALYGKFSEKSDVFSFGVLLLELVTGKRNSEFFGSELPLTLQGWAWEMWNDDRGLDLIDPSMRDTYECPERALKCIHVGLLCVQESPVDRPTMPLVVLMLGNDNASLPSPEEPAFSSIMRRKSSNVVSSSSSDHNTLSSYSNNELTITLPQAR, from the exons ATGATGTGGTTGTGTGTTCTGTTGCTCTTTTTGTCAATCTCATCTTCTCTATTGCCATTCTGTGCAAGTCAAGGCATTATAGCTCCAGGAAAATACATCAGTGCGCACCAACCCATAATTTCTGCTAGTGGAACTTTTGCATTAGGTTTCTTCAGTATGAGAAATTCAACTCCAAGGTACTATCTTGGCATTTGGTATAACAAAATTCAGAAGAAAACTATTGTCTGGGTGGCCAATAGAGAATCCCCAACTGATTCTCTAGGAACTTTTGCACTCGGGGTTGATGGAAATCTTGTGGTTTTGGATTCAACAAAGAAGACTGTTTGGTCATCAAATGTAAAGGTTGCTGATTCTGCTATAGCTAACACAACGGGTATGCTGATGGATAATGGAAACCTTGTTTTGAAAAGTGACGAAGCCGTCTTGTGGCAGAGCTTTGATCATCCCTCTGATACATTCTTGCCTGGCATGAAACTTGGCTATAATCGCAAAACTAATCAGAGAAGGCAGCTTACTTCTTGGACAGGTGCTGAAGATCCACAACCAGGAATGTTCTCTTTCGGGATAGGTACGACTGGAGGTCCACAGTTTTTAATCTGGAAGGATAATGATCCTTATAGCCGAAGCGATGTCTACATCAATTCTGTGTCGTTTGCGAAGTTATCCAAGTTGCGGCCATTTGCTTATTACCTTACTTTAAACTTAAAAGGTGATGACATTTATGTCACTTACAGTGCCTCAGAAAACTCGGCGATATTAAGGGTCACGCTAGTCCCAGACGGGCGAATTGAGTTGCTGCTATGGCAGGAGATAAACAATGATTGGCTTTCTATGTGGCAGTGGCCTTCTACTTACTGTGAATTCTATGCTCAGTGCAGTCCATTTAGTAGCTGTGATCCAAAAGGGTCTCAGGATCATTGCAAATGTCTGCCAGGTTTCCAGCCAAAAGTCCAGCAAGAGTGGGATACGAGGAATTGGACTGGTGGCACCTGTGTGAGGCAAAAGGCATTGAGATGTGACAAGGATGATGGGTTCTTAGAGTTGGCAAATATGAAATTACCAGATCATTCATATATTTTGGGAAATATGAGTACCAATGATTGTGAATCCAGATGCCTACGGAACTGCTCTTGCACAGCTTATGCGTATTTAAACGCGAGTGATGGAGCTTCAGGGAAATGCCTCAACTGGTATGGGGATTTGATGGATCTTGTACAGGACTTTGTTGGATCAGATCTTTACATTCGTCTTCATGACGGAGACCCGG TTGGAAATGTTAAAAGTAGTGTTAAATTTACACGTAAAAACAAGCGCTCGATTATAATTGCAGTAGCTGCAGTTTCTATAGGGCTTGTTTGTGTTCTATCTGGCTATTTCATCTGGAGAAAAAGCATTGGAAAACAAG AGAGAATTGAAGAGACTTGTACTGGTATGAACACCAGCATTGAACTCGGAAAGAGTGAGACAGAGCTGAACATATTTAGCTTTAACCAAGTAGTGGCTGTCACTAATGACTTCTGTGAAGAAAATAAACTGGGAAAAGGAGGTTTTGGCCCTGTTTATAAG GGGAACTTGTTGAATCAAGAAGTAGCTATAAAAAGGCTTTCAAAGAAATCTGAACAAGGGATTGAAGAGTTCATGAATGAGTTAAAACTTATTGCAAAGCTTCAGCACACTAATCTTGTGAGGCTCTTAGGTTGTTGTGTTGAAGGGGAGGAAAAAATGTTGGTCTATGAATACCTGCCAAATCGAAGCCTGGACAAGTTTTTGTTTG ATCCGTATGAAAAGGCAAATCTTGATTGGAGCAAACGTTTTCGGATCATTGAGGGCATTGCTCAAGGTCTCCTCTACATCCACAAGTACTCTAGATTGAAAGTGATCCATAGGGACCTAAAGGCAAGTAATATATTACTGGATGAAGCAATGAATCCTAAGATTTCAGATTTCGGAATGGCAAGAATGTTTAGTTCAGATCAAACCGAAGCTGATACCAAGCGGGTGGTCGGCACCTA CGGCTACATATCACCTGAATATGCACTGTATGGAAAATTCTCAGAAAAATCAGATGTCTTCAGCTTTGGAGTTCTTTTATTAGAGCTTGTGACCGGCAAGAGAAACAGTGAATTTTTTGGTTCCGAGCTCCCTCTAACCCTTCAAGGATGG GCATGGGAAATGTGGAATGATGATAGAGGTCTAGACCTTATCGATCCGTCGATGAGGGACACTTATGAATGTCCTGAAAGAGCTCTCAAGTGCATCCATGTAGGGCTTTTGTGTGTTCAGGAATCTCCAGTTGATAGACCAACAATGCCATTAGTCGTTCTGATGCTGGGAAATGACAACGCATCACTTCCTTCTCCAGAAGAACCTGCATTTTCTAGTATTATGCGTAGGAAATCTAGCAatgttgtttcttcttcttcttctgatcACAACACTTTAAGTAGTTACTCTAACAATGAGTTGACAATTACCCTGCCTCAGGCTCGATAg